A DNA window from Aspergillus nidulans FGSC A4 chromosome I contains the following coding sequences:
- a CDS encoding putative RNA binding protein (transcript_id=CADANIAT00007220), protein MEIRTRKIIHRYVPRDGGGTCRRPKVLDRDEYYYRRNVQHIRPEQKNSPTYRIIETREPLRSRTSLNTLWRRDTSPIRSKPFKMRMPYTIRRVPSVPDDCGLEPRGRNRSPRPFIVDSAPEIQYAWPKSGRPRSLSPEIRPPPQRSISPSLRRETETTVFVEDNPRQSRSLERPKGPRPPRERTPVVEREPVRRRSRAVEIHQTPEQARGRTESAGRRQVRFAEDIDYEEYGTWPRRCNEYQLSESDDDFRDEFRRRIFERRVPRNVEDRPRYRRISPERSSYRTTDLPRATIRPNRLRPRIIQDGNREILEDGDRIYAKARRRRYEDRELPDLMSHSTARWRRRFDDIRDFSSDDDSYIRSAGSWRYGRRWL, encoded by the exons ATGGAGATTCGAACAAGAAAGATCATTCACCGATACGTGCccagagacggaggagggaCATGCAGGCGTCCCAAAGTCCTCGACAGAGACGAATACTACTACAGACGCAATGTCCAGCACATACGGCCCGAGCAGAAGAACTCACCAACGTACCGCATAATCGAAACAAGGGAGCCATTGCGATCCCGGACAAGCCTAAACACATTGTGGAGACGGGATACATCGCCGATCCGGAGTAAGCCGTTCAAGATGCGCATGCCATATACAATCAGACGGGTGCCATCAGTGCCAGATGATTGTGGGCTTGAACCAAGAGGCCGAAATAGGTCTCCTCGCCCTTTCATCGTTGATTCCGCCCCAGAGATACAGTATGCTTGGCCAAAAAGCGGAAGACCAAGATCTCTCTCGCCCGAAATCAG ACCACCTCCTCAAAGATCAATCTCCCCATCCCTGAGAAGGGAAACAGAAACAACCGTGTTTGTCGAAGATAACCCTCGACAGTCGCGCTCACTGGAACGCCCCAAAGGGCCCAGGCCTCCACGCGAGCGGACGCCGGTAGTCGAGCGCGAACCAGTTAGACGAAGATCGCGTGCTGTAGAAATTCACCAGACCCCAGAACAAGCACGAGGGAGGACTGAGAGCGCAGGGCGACGACAGGTCCGATTCGCAGAGGACATCGATTATGAAGAGTACGGAACATGGCCCCGACGGTGCAACGAATATCAGTTGTCTGAAAGCGACGATGACTTTCGAGACGAATTCCGGCGGCGCATTTTTGAGCGCAGGGTGCCGAGAAATGTCGAGGACAGGCCTAGATATCGGCGCATATCACCTGAGAGATCGTCGTACCGAACCACCGACTTGCCACGGGCTACAATCAGACCGAATCGTCTTCGGCCTCGAATCATCCAAGACGGAAACCGTGAGATCTTGGAAGATGGTGATCGTATCTATGCAAAGGcccggagaagaagatatgaAGATCGAGAACTCCCCGACTTGATGTCACATTCAACTGCGCGATGGAGACGTCGATTTGACGATATTCGGGACTTCAGCTCTGACGATGATAGTTACATCCGCAGCGCAGGCTCATGGCGCTATGGTAGGCGCTGGCTCTGA
- a CDS encoding putative cyclin-dependent protein kinase complex component (transcript_id=CADANIAT00007221), whose protein sequence is MNSGVGEGEGEPSLDATNAQQVLGLLPLPKEVKYDPNFHRPHISAIRPENAMELLCIAVDMLLAMSTTRALSGDASESGVRNEVSSGENTPTRVEELRFHPHGHDLTQQSLLCKRFLSKREPPITLKEYLTRFHHYCPLSTGVYIAASLYITRIAVVDSVISVNRKNMHRLVLAGLRVAMKTVEDLVYPHSRVAKVGGVTERELTRLEISFCFLADFDLRVDEQTLDNQAGILHWYMEHPT, encoded by the coding sequence ATGAACAGTGGAGTcggcgagggagagggtGAACCTAGCCTTGATGCTACAAACGCCCAGCAGGTGCTCGGGTTACTGCCTTTGCCCAAGGAAGTAAAGTATGACCCCAATTTTCACCGTCCGCATATAAGCGCCATCAGGCCGGAGAACGCCATGGAACTTCTGTGCATTGCCGTGGACATGCTCCTGGCCATGTCAACAACACGCGCGCTATCTGGCGATGCTTCCGAGTCTGGTGTAAGGAATGAAGTGTCCAGCGGCGAGAATACACCGACACGAGTGGAGGAGTTGCGTTTCCATCCCCATGGTCATGATCTCACACAACAGTCTCTTCTGTGCAAACGGTTTCTCTCGAAGCGAGAGCCACCAATAACACTAAAAGAGTACCTTACGCGATTCCATCATTACTGTCCCTTATCCACTGGGGTGTATATTGCAGCCAGCTTGTACATCACCCGAATAGCTGTCGTTGACTCAGTTATTTCAGTCAACCGGAAGAACATGCATCGCCTGGTGCTAGCTGGGCTGCGTGTAGCGATGAAGACGGTTGAGGATCTTGTCTATCCACACAGCCGAGTTGCTAAGGTTGGGGGCGTGACAGAACGAGAACTCACGCGACTGGAGATCAGCTTCTGTTTCCTCGCGGATTTCGACCTACGAGTTGACGAACAGACACTGGATAACCAGGCCGGAATTCTGCATTGGTACATGGAACACCCGACGTGA
- a CDS encoding palmitoyltransferase akr1 (transcript_id=CADANIAT00007222) yields MSSGDPPSGLQASGSNSSAALGLSPPSAPSGKSAATPPKVATDDASVELSSMKSERSPAKSIPLGEDIMQVARIGEVSVMQKLFDEKKFTANYSDEEGITPLHWAAINNQYAMCKFLIDSGADVNAKGGESVATPAMWAAQRCHYYIVHLLLQYGADPLLTDVQGYNILHLATIDGNAFLLVLLLHQEIPVDVVDQQGHTGLMWAAYKGYPACVDLFLRWGANPNAVDDGGLAPLHWALVKGSLPCVLKILEYGADRFATTTDGKTPALVAQEMNTRHVWYRALSECGYDADGNRKVLPMGLGPYVRDKAIMSKFFFFWPFLLLFVVLWILSNMVVYFAIPVAAVAVFGLQWVAKKAASQGPSEFRIIQKTPFLAGVFAGSLFWVFVRYVLYVLPATYSTNPFLNLGFVVFFSLTTYFYFYSMVADPGYVPKLGSRNEQRAVIGQLFEEWKFDEENFCVYCMIRRPLRSKHCRRCSRCVAKHDHHCPWIDNCVGVNNLRQFVLYILCLEIGIILFLHLTFNYINGLPAPAEPICNILNDQICSFVLRDTFTLLLDVWIAIQLVWVTMLGVVQLVQVSRNQTTYENMRGHSLDRGHSSTRAFASAVTAGTTSLDAAGLSASGQGPNPALAQGGHRHRGGCLKQWSSLLGFDTFFATARDGLRDGPRAARPRNPFSRGIVTNCRDFWCDPAPYFGKREPGSAMLGGEIVNYNRMYETPSRMYSSGDYRSVAYDEAADIV; encoded by the exons ATGTCTTCCGGGGATCCTCCATCTGGGCTTCAAGCCAGCGGTAGCAACAGTTCTGCTGCCCTGGGCCTGAGTCCCCCTTCCGCGCCCTCTGGCAAGAGCGCCGCAACTCCTCCGAAGGTTGCTACAGATGATGCTTCCGTTGAGCTCAGTAGCATGAAATCGGAGCGCAGTCCGGCCAAGTCCATTCCGTTGGGTGAAGATATAATGCAGGTAGCTCGAATTGGGGAGGTTTCGGTTATGCAGAAGCTGTTTGACGAGAAAAAGTTCACTGCGAACTActccgacgaagaagggATTACTCCGTTACAT TGGGCTGCGATTAACAACCAATATGCGATGTGCAAGTTCCTTATAGACTCTGGAGCTGATGTGAACGCGAAAGGAGGAGAGTCAGTTGCGACACCCGCGATGTGGGCAGCTCAGCGGTGCCACTATTATATCGTGCATCTGCTACTCCAATACGGCGCCGACCCTCTTCTTACTGATGTCCAAGGCTACAATATTCTCCATCTCGCGACGATCGACGGGAACGCATTTCTGCTTGTCTTGCTCCTTCACCAAGAGATACCGGTAGACGTGGTTGATCAACAGGGACATACGGGGCTGATGTGGGCGGCTTATAAGGGATATCCGGCGTGCGTTGACCTGTTTCTACGTTGGGGCGCGAACCCGAACGCAGTGGATGATGGCGGATTAGCGCCCCTTCACTGGGCTCTTGTCAAAGGATCATTGCCGTGTGTCCTAAAAATCCTCGAGTATGGTGCGGATCGCTTCGCGACAACGACTGACGGGAAAACGCCGGCTCTCGTTGCGCAGGAGATGAACACGAGGCATGTTTGGTACCGTGCTCTGAGCGAGTGTGGCTATGATGCGGATGGGAACAGAAAGGTCCTTCCTATGGGCTTGGGCCCGTATGTGCGGGACAAAGCCATTATGTCCaaattcttctttttttggccattcctccttctttttgtGGTTCTGTGGATTCTCAGCAACATGGTCGTATATTTCGCAATTCCTGTCGCCGCAGTGGCAGTGTTCGGACTACAGTGGGtagccaagaaggctgccagtCAAGGCCCTTCAGAATTCAGAATCATACAGAAAACG CCGTTTCTGGCTGGTGTTTTTGCCGGCTCATTGTTTTGGGTGTTCGTCAGATATGTGCTTTATGTGTTGCCAG CGACATATTCCACGAATCCCTTCCTGAACCTAGGATTTGTGGTATTTTTCTCCCTGACGACGTACTTCTACTTCTATTCCATGGTCGCAGATCCTGGGTATGTGCCAAAACTTGGCAGCAGGAATGAACAGCGAGCAGTGATTGGCCAGCTGTTTGAGGAGTGGAAgtttgatgaggagaattTCTGCGTATACTGCATGATTCGAAGGCCTCTGCGTAGTAAACATTGCAGGCGCTGCTCGCGGTGCGTTGCAAAGCATGATCA TCACTGCCCCTGGATTGATAACTGCGTGGGTGTCAATAACTTGCGGCAGTTTGTTCTGTACATTCTCTGCTTGGAAATTGGTATTATTTTGTTCCTGCATTTGACTTTCAACT ATATTAATGGATTGCCCGCCCCGGCGGAGCCAATCTGCAATATTCTGAATGACCAGATCTGCAGCTTTGTGCTTCGAGACACCTTTACGCTTCTCCTTGATGTTTGGATAGCTATTCAGCTGGTCTGGGTGACTATGCTCGGCGTCGTTCAGCTCGTTCAGGTGTCTCGGAATCAGACGACGTACGAAAACATGCGAGGACACTCGTTGGATCGAGGCCATTCCAGCACACGAGCTTTTGCTTCTGCCGTCACAGCAGGTACTACGTCCCTCGACGCGGCTGGTCTCTCAGCTTCTGGCCAAGGCCCGAATCCAGCGTTGGCGCAAGGCGGACATCGGCACCGGGGTGGCTGCTTGAAGCAGTGGTCATCCCTCCTCGGTTTCGATACGTTCTTCGCAACCGCGCGGGATGGTCTCCGAGACGGCCCCCGTGCCGCACGACCGAGAAACCCTTTCTCACGCGGCATCGTTACCAATTGCCGGGACTTTTGGTGCGATCCGGCGCCATACTTTGGCAAACGGGAACCTGGCTCTGCCATGCTGGGCGGCGAAATTGTCAACTATAACCGGATGTATGAGACCCCGTCACGGATGTATAGTAGCGGCGATTACCGTAGCGTGGCATACGATGAAGCGGCAGACATCGTTTAG
- a CDS encoding protein sidA (transcript_id=CADANIAT00007223) has product MEPLQRKSELDFQSYRKMPLAQQRTQRLKPTSPEELHDLICVGFGPASLAIAIALHDALDPCLNKCAPTSGWQPKVAFLERQKQFAWHSGMLVPGSRMQISFIKDLATLRDPRSSFTFLNYLHQKDRLIHFTNLSTFLPARMEFEDYMRWCANQFSDVVTYGEEVIEVLPGKSSPDSPVVDYFTVLSRNVETGEISSRSARKVVLALGGTAKLPAELPQDPRIMHSSKYCTALPNLLKDNNEPYNIAVLGSGQSAAEIFHDLQKRYPNSRTSLIMRDTAMRPSDDSPFVNEVFNPERTDKFYNLSAAERERSLKADKATNYSVVRLELIEEIYHDMYLQRVKNPDETQWQHRILPSRKITRVEHYGPNKRMRVHVRAVKDGKDSLIGDGKEVLEVDALMVATGYNRNAHEQLLSKVQYLRPATQDRWTPSRDYRVDLDRSKVSAGAGIWLQGSNEQTHGLSDSLLSVLATRGGEMVESIFGEQLESAAVPDTRFRAML; this is encoded by the exons ATGGAGCCCCTCCAGCGGAAGTCAGAGCTTGACTTCCAGAGTTATCGCAAGATGCCTCTCGCGCAACAACGGACTCAGCGCTTAAAACCAACGTCTCCTGAGGAGCTGCACGACCTGATCTGTGTAGGATTCGGTCCAGCGTCGTTGGCGATTGCGATCGCTTTGCACGATGCCCTCGATCCCTGTCTGAACAAGTGCGCTCCAACCTCTGGCTGGCAGCCCAAAGTGGCCTTCCTGGAACGCCAGAAACAGTTCGCCTGGCATTCTGGCATGCTGGTACCCGGCTCCAGGATGCaaatctccttcatcaaagATCTCGCCACGCTCCGCGACCCCCGCAGCAGCTTCACCTTCCTCAACTACCTTCACCAAAAGGATCGCCTGATCCATTTCACCAACCTGAGCACCTTCCTTCCGGCCCGTATGGAATTTGAAGACTACATGCGCTGGTGCGCGAACCAATTCTCGGACGTTGTGACGTACGGAGAGGAGGTGATTGAAGTGCTTCCTGGCAAGTCGAGCCCGGACAGCCCAGTGGTCGACTATTTCACCGTTCTATCTCGCAACGTGGAAACCGGTGAGATCTCTTCGAGGAGTGCCCGCAAGGTCGTGCTTGCCCTCGGTGGAACTGCGAAGCTTCCAGCTGAGCTGCCCCAAGACCCCAGAATCATGCACTCCTCCAAGTACTGCACTGCCCTGCCAAATTTGCTAAAGGACAACAACGAGCCCTACAACATCGCGGTTCTGGGAAGCGGCCAGAGTGCTGCTGAGATCTTCCATGACCTTCAGAAGCGGTACCCTAACTCCAGGACGTCGCTCATTATGCGAGATACCGCGATGAGACCTAGCGATGACTCACCATT TGTGAACGAAGTCTTCAACCCGGAGCGAACGGACAAGTTCTACAACCTCTCGGCCGCTGAGCGCGAGCGTTCGCTCAAGGCGGATAAGGCTACCAACTACAGTGTCGTCCGACTCGAACTGATCGAGGAAATCTATCACGACATGTATCTGCAGAGAGTGAAAAACCCCGACGAGACTCAATGGCAACATCGCATCCTCCCCAGCCGCAAGATTACACGTGTAGAGCACTACGGACCGAATAAGCGCATGCGGGTGCATGTCAGGGCCGTCAAGGACGGCAAGGACAGCCTCATTGGCGACGGCAAggaggtcttggaggttGACGCGCTCATGGTCGCTACGGGTTACAACCGCAACGCGCATGAACAGCTCCTCAGCAAAGTACAGTACCTGCGGCCGGCGACGCAGGATCGCTGGACCCCTAGCCGGGATTACCGCGTCGACCTGGACCGGAGCAAAGTcagcgccggcgctggaATCTGGCTGCAGGGCAGCAACGAGCAAACGCACGGGCTAAGTGACAGCCTCCTGTCGGTCCTGGCTACACGAGGTGGCGAGATGGTGGAGTCGATCTTCGGAGAGCAGCTCGAGAGCGCGGCGGTGCCGGACACCAGGTTCCGCGCTATGCTGTAA
- a CDS encoding tyrosine protein kinase SWE1 (transcript_id=CADANIAT00007224) produces the protein MVATFSPHRDAGGTLHLSSHSGIHHIDANTAIRQLRRSFSRSPSKSSSFSLLTSRNHSPSKNTSYVSSPLSPSRRSAQGNFVLFPSSSQQSPFAIPYPPSAKISRPTMRRARTSPRSPVKRALNVSSDQGNAKPLHETPVTPGVENSSTIPEISLSPDDIGGGFSTCSNESSIYAEGTPNPRPSASRIEKRRSGTFNSAVSPMKRSDGIMNLDRASRGSPSAKRRSVQAVNLPGDFSIFDSENVTNTPEDPKTEETDLEKDAIFFPTSTTPPFSPFATVPRRTSSLRRSTLQQRSNDRSLFSRPRTMGDSEDLDAGTPLTVRSRQSLDANTPQPHRESLFSPRPAQVSSLFSNSNGATSRPAAHPLSRTITQSSSSSSLVDDSPTHEPPQKSDRPRAIINFSKSLPAGATRPSGARHLTREDSTSSTDSFATPENYKLVKPLPAAFMSTGLISKKNRNADDSHSLLGFSKNMPDTPCKRPVNLFAASQKAQPDGPLGRPAWSNAVDMPPPSPFNPSSARPKQGPFARGMGIFGTNFNRQGASRRGSLASIDGDDGYGLQTQSPSNRQNSQPLSESDFPPTPTKQSFFPSRTYPPTASQIASLERLSEARGTNSSPLHDRFQHESPRPNDRQSAQPDFNPLNLPATPTGPRDSFVGKRPSLPLNIHNTPDVDACLTSRFERVELVGTGEFSQVYRVSQPNGVSLPSIFSTTPKSLNSLPDQVWAVKKSKQPYSGLKDRERRIREVDALKALTNYDHIISFADSWEDNGHLYIQTEYCEEGSLDVFLAQVGLKARLDDFRIWKILLELSTGLKHIHDSGFIHLDLKPANILVTFEGVLKIADFGMASRWPAEEGIEGEGDREYIGPEILMGRYDKPADIFSLGLIIFEIAGNVELPDNGLSWQKLRNGDMSDVPSLTWSSETTVFRDASGNPISEEPSFEELCASDFGDDDFGTTDLFGSNRERKPVPFTRSSELADPPAFMIDAGHEQSLDKIVRWMISPEPLDRPTADHILESYGVQFVASRRRAGATVYEGNWGPADDVLAEDAEMIDV, from the exons ATGGTAGCGACCTTCTCTCCCCACCGCGACGCTGGTGGCACATTACACCTATCATCGCATTCGGGCATTCACCACATTGACGCCAATACAGCCATCCGGCAACTTCGTCGATCATTCTCGCGCTCACCCTCAAAAAGCTCAAGTTTCTCTCTTCTGACATCTCGAAACCACTCTCCGTCTAAGAACACATCATATGTCTCGTCACCATTGTCACCGTCGCGAAGGTCGGCGCAAGGCAACTTCGTGCTCTTCCCAAGCTCATCTCAACAGTCACCGTTCGCAATACCTTATCCTCCCAGCGCTAAGATTTCGCGTCCTACTATGCGCCGCGCGCGCACGTCTCCTCGGAGTCCAGTCAAACGCGCCCTTAACGTCTCAAGTGACCAGGGAAACGCGAAGCCTCTACATGAGACCCCCGTTACACCTGGAGTAGAGAACTCCTCTACAATCCCCGAAATTAGCCTTTCACCTGACGATATTGGTGGTGGTTTCAGTACATGCTCAAATGAGTCAAGCATCTACGCGGAGGGAACGCCAAATCCACGTCCATCGGCGTCCCGGATTGAGAAACGACGAAGCGGTACGTTTAACTCGGCTGTCAGCCCGATGAAACGAAGCGACGGGATCATGAATCTAGACCGCGCGTCAAGGGGAAGTCCTTCCGCCAAACGACGAAGTGTTCAAGCAGTGAATCTTCCTGGAGATTTTAGTATATTTGATAGCGAAAACGTCACAAATACACCGGAAGATCCGAAAACAGAAGAGActgatctggagaaggacGCAATATTCTTCCCTACTTCTACTACACCACCATTTAGCCCTTTTGCGACCGTTCCAAGACGTACTTCATCTCTCCGGCGGTCAACCCTGCAGCAGCGTTCCAACGACCGATCCTTGTTTTCTCGACCTAGGACTATGGGAGATTCGGAGGACTTAGACGCAGGCACTCCTCTAACTGTTCGTTCCCGTCAATCCTTGGACGCTAACACACCCCAACCCCATCGCGAGAGCCTGTTCTCGCCACGGCCTGCGCAGGTCAGCTCCTTGTTTTCAAACTCGAATGGGGCGACGTCCAGGCCCGCCGCCCACCCACTATCCAGGACAATTACACAATCCTCATCCAGTTCTAGCCTGGTAGATGACTCTCCTACCCATGAGCCTCCGCAGAAAAGTGATCGCCCTAGAGCAATTATCAACTTCTCAAAATCACTTCCAGCAGGTGCCACGCGGCCGAGCGGTGCACGCCATCTCACCCGCGAAGattcaacatcatcaacggACTCTTTCGCTACGCCTGAGAACTACAAACTTGTCAAACCGCTCCCAGCTGCGTTCATGTCTACTGGCCTCATCTCGAAGAAAAACCGCAATGCCGACGATTCTCATAGCCTATTAGGATTTAGCAAGAACATGCCCGACACCCCTTGCAAAAGGCCTGTCAATCTCTTCGCTGCCAGTCAAAAGGCTCAACCAGATGGACCACTTGGAAGGCCGGCTTGGAGCAATGCTGTGGACATGCCACCTCCATCCCCCTTCAACCCATCAAGCGCACGGCCTAAACAAGGCCCATTTGCGCGAGGCATGGGAATATTTGGGACTAACTTCAATCGACAAGGGGCCTCGCGGCGTGGAAGCTTGGCTAGcattgatggcgatgatggataTGGGCTACAGACACAATCTCCCTCTAACCGTCAGAACAGCCAGCCACTCAGTGAATCGGATTTccctccaacaccaacgaAACAATCATTTTTCCCGTCTCGAACCTACCCTCCTACTGCATCACAAATCGCTTCTCTCGAGCGTTTGTCCGAGGCAAGGGGCACCAATTCCAGCCCTCTACATGACAGATTCCAACATGAATCACCTC GACCTAATGACCGGCAATCCGCCCAGCCAGACTTCAATCCTTTAAACCTGCCAGCGACCCCGACCGGTCCTCGTGATTCTTTCGTTGGAAAAAGGCCCAGTCTCCCATTGAACATACATAATACTCCCGACGTGGATGCGTGCCTCACATCTCGCTTTGAACGCGTGGAGCTTGTGGGCACTGGAGAGTTTTCGCAAGTTTACCGTGTTTCTCAGCCGAACGGAGTATCTCTGCCATCAATATTCTCGACTACCCCCAAGTCTTTAAACTCGCTGCCTGACCAGGTCTGGGCGGTTAAGAAGTCAAAACAACCTTACTCAGGCTTGAAGGACCGTGAACGCCGTATTCGAGAAGTCGATGCACTGAAGGCCCTTACCAACTACGACCATATTATATCATTTGCCGACAGCTGGGAAGATAATGGACATCTCTATATTCAAACAGAATACTGCGAGGAAGGTAGTTTAGACGTCTTCCTTGCTCAAGTTGGACTCAAAGCAAGACTCGATGATTTCCGGATTTGGAAGATTTTGCTCGAGCTGTCTACG GGCCTGAAACATATCCACGACTCCGGGTTCATTCATCTTGATCTCAAACCAGCCAATATACTGGTTACCTTTGAAGGTGTTTTGAAAATTGCTGATTTCGGCATGGCAAGTCGGTGGCCAGCCGAAGAGGGGATTGAAGGCGAAGGTGATCGTGAATATATCGGACCGGAGATTCTGATGGGAAGATATGACAAGCCTGCAGACATCTTCTCACTGGGCTTGATTATATTCGAGATTGCTGGTAATGTCGAACTTCCGGACAACGGCCTTTCGTGGCAGAAGCTCAGGAACGGCGACATGAGTGATGTCCCGAGTTTAACTTGGAGCTCCGAGACCACCGTTTTCCGCGACGCGTCAGGCAATCCCATTTCAGAGGAGCCATCGTTTGAGGAACTGTGCGCGTCGGACTTTGGGGACGACGATTTTGGCACAACTGATCTCTTTGGCAGCAATAGGGAACGAAAGCCAGTCCCATTCACCCGTAGTAGTGAGCTCGCAGACCCTCCCGCCTTTATGATCGATGCCGGCCATGAGCAGTCGCTTGATAAGATCGTGCGGTGGATGATCTCCCCTGAACCGCTTGATAGACCCACAGCTGATCACATTCTGGAGTCTTATGGAGTCCAATTTGTCGCATCACGGCGTCGAGCTGGCGCCACCGTGTACGAGGGCAACTGGGGCCCTGCCGATGATGTTCTTGCGGAAGATGCCGAAATGATCGATGTTTGA
- a CDS encoding hydrogen/calcium exchanger domain-containing protein (transcript_id=CADANIAT00007225) has product MPRVASRPSSFQEGNESLLMTDLNRPAAHASNGNGSTLPIHDGPERHKFRRELFRVHTAGQSGRSGVHPLLFFKVCFRSTCTLSMIVNVLWPFVPAAVAIHFARPDLHVWIFALNYIAMVPSANLLGFAGGELAKKLPKVFGVLLETTLSSVVEIVLFMVLIHNDQGGNLIPVIQAAILGSILANLLLCLGLCFFFGGLGREDQVFHEAVSEVGSGLLLVAGFGLLIPSAFYATLVSGSTNTTAQRADIVRSTLEISRATAIILLAAFLMFLFYNLHSHHTIFDEILEHDENRDEDRDKEEKRAKLTLTECLIAIAIALTFVCMSAVFLVNEIEHIVLEQGVPDNFMGLILVPVVEKAAEHLTAIDEAWDNQINFALFHCLGPSIQTALLNAPLAVIVGWGLNKDVSLNYEIFMIVLVVLAILVVGNFLRDGRSNYLEGGLCVLVYIIIAVTTWYYPPVEPLGSEGGTEAAAEAVAHRLML; this is encoded by the exons ATGCCTCGTGTAGCAAGTCGACCCTCGTCTTTTCAGGAGGGTAACGAGAGTCTGCTGATGACCGACTTGAATCGCCCAGCTGCTCAcgccagcaatggcaacGGCAGCACGCTTCCCATACATGATGGCCCTGAGCGACACAAATTCCGCCGGGAACTCTTTCGAGTGCATACTGCCGGGCAAAGTGGGAGGAGCGGAGTTCACCCTCTGCTGTTCTTCAAGGTCTGCTTCAGGAGCACCTGTACCCTCTCTATGATAGTCAATGTCTTGTGGCCTTTTGTTCCTGCGGCCGTCGCCATACACTTCGCTCGACCGGATCTGCACGTGTGGATATTCGCCCTGAATTACATCGCAATGGTGCCATCTGCAAATCTGCTTGGTTTCGCCGGAGGTGAGCTTGCGAAGAAGCTCCCCAAGGTGTTCGGCGTCCTTCTCGAAACCACGCTCAGTTCGGTGGTAGAAATTGTCCTGTTCATGGTATTGATCCATAACGACCAAGGTGGAAACCTGATACCCGTCATCCAAGCTGCCATCCTAGGGTCGATACTGGCGaatctgcttctctgcctgGGTCTATGCTTTTTCTTCGGAGGTCTCGGTCGTGAGGACCAGGTGTTCCATGAGGCCGTCAGTGAAGTCGGCTCGGGCCTATTGCTGGTCGCAGGCTTCGGCCTGTTGATTCCCAGCGCCTTTTACGCGACATTGGTTAGCGGCAGCACGAACACCACTGCCCAGCGAGCCGATATAGTTCGTTCAACCTTGGAGATCAGCCGAGCTACTGCAATCATCCTTCTGGCCGCTTTTTTGAT GTTCCTGTTCTACAACCTCCACAGCCACCACACCATATTTGacgagattctggagcatgACGAGAACCGCGACGAAGACCGtgacaaggaagaaaaaCGCGCCAAGCTCACTCTCACCGAATGTTTGATCGCAATCGCCATAGCCCTAACTTTTGTCTGCATgtcggccgtcttcctcgtcaacgAAATCGAGCATATTGTTCTCGAGCAAGGCGTGCCGGACAACTTCATGGGTCTCATCCTCGTGCCAGTCGTCGagaaagcagcagagcaCCTCACCGCTATTGACGAAGCTTG GGATAATCAAATCAACTTTGCCCTCTTCCACTGTCTTGGACCATCAATCCAGACGGCCCTCTTAAACGCGCCTCTGGCCGTGATCGTTGGCTGGGGTCTCAACAAAGACGTAAGCCTGAATTATGAAATATTCATGATCGTCCTTGTGGTCCTGGCAATTCTTGTTGTCGGCAATTTCCTACGCGATGGGAGGTCGAATTATCTCGAGGGCGGTCTTTGTGTCCTGGTATACATCATTATCGCCGTTACCACGTGGTACTATCCGCCAGTCGAACCGCTGGGTAGTGAAGGGGGTACGGAAGCCGCGGCAGAGGCAGTCGCTCATCGGCTTATGTTGTGA